In the Brevinematales bacterium genome, one interval contains:
- the lpxC gene encoding UDP-3-O-acyl-N-acetylglucosamine deacetylase: protein MEYQKTVSKCIFLEGVGLHTGRESAIQICPLEEDSGIVFEFEGKRFVVDPQSICDTNHNISLCFNGHKIMTVEHLFSALFGLGIDNVLIKVLYGEEIPILDGSARVFVERIKESGIVKQNNKRSYLYIDREFSFYKNENQYLIVKPSDKIIIDYEIDFDVIGKEYITFEFSEDSFVKEISSARTFGFIEDAERFKKIGLALGASMENVHIYSKVEKMSLNGDRYPNENVRHKVLDLLGALAILYPRVIGRFIAKKSGHLIDCELVKLIYNHYMS from the coding sequence ATGGAATATCAAAAAACTGTCTCAAAATGTATATTCTTAGAAGGTGTTGGATTGCATACAGGTAGGGAATCCGCTATACAGATATGCCCTCTAGAAGAGGATAGTGGTATAGTTTTTGAGTTTGAGGGTAAAAGGTTTGTTGTAGATCCGCAAAGTATTTGTGATACGAATCACAATATATCTTTATGTTTTAATGGTCATAAGATAATGACTGTTGAACATCTATTTTCAGCGCTGTTTGGTTTAGGTATTGACAATGTCCTTATAAAAGTTTTGTATGGCGAAGAGATTCCCATACTTGACGGTAGTGCAAGAGTTTTTGTAGAGAGAATAAAAGAATCTGGTATTGTTAAACAAAACAACAAAAGAAGTTATCTCTATATAGATAGGGAATTTTCTTTTTATAAAAATGAAAACCAGTATCTTATAGTAAAGCCTAGTGACAAGATAATTATTGATTATGAGATAGATTTTGATGTTATAGGTAAAGAGTACATAACTTTTGAATTTTCTGAAGATAGTTTTGTTAAAGAAATAAGTAGCGCTAGGACTTTTGGTTTTATTGAGGATGCTGAGAGGTTTAAGAAAATAGGTTTGGCTCTGGGTGCTAGTATGGAAAATGTTCATATATACAGTAAAGTTGAAAAAATGTCTTTGAATGGAGATAGATATCCTAATGAGAATGTAAGACATAAAGTGTTAGATCTTCTGGGAGCTTTGGCTATACTCTATCCTAGAGTGATTGGTAGATTTATAGCAAAAAAGAGT